A single window of Martelella sp. NC20 DNA harbors:
- the rfbD gene encoding dTDP-4-dehydrorhamnose reductase, which translates to MILVFGHSGQVATELKKILPDAVFLSRQEADLGNPAACAAAIAERKPAAVINAAAYTAVDKAESDEETALNVNAAAPGAMARAAAERGIPFVHISTDYVFAGTGDKPFSPDDATAPLGAYGRTKLAGEQLVARAGGSFAVLRTSWVFSAHGGNFVKTMLRLAETRDSLNIVADQIGGPTSARAIAFACRVIAEQLMKAPEKSGIYHFSGAPDTSWADFARAIFELAGKSVTVTDILTSAYPTPAARPLNSRLDCTTLSAFGLARPDWRVDLAEVLQELGAIS; encoded by the coding sequence ATGATCCTGGTTTTCGGACACTCCGGCCAGGTTGCGACCGAGCTGAAGAAAATACTGCCCGACGCCGTGTTCCTGTCGCGGCAGGAGGCCGATCTGGGCAATCCCGCCGCATGTGCCGCAGCGATTGCGGAGCGCAAGCCGGCAGCCGTGATCAACGCCGCCGCCTATACCGCCGTCGACAAGGCCGAAAGCGACGAGGAAACGGCGCTGAACGTCAACGCCGCGGCGCCCGGCGCCATGGCGCGGGCGGCGGCCGAACGCGGCATTCCCTTCGTTCATATCTCGACCGATTATGTTTTCGCCGGCACTGGCGATAAACCGTTCTCGCCCGATGACGCGACCGCGCCGCTCGGCGCCTATGGCCGCACCAAGCTTGCCGGAGAACAGCTCGTGGCGCGCGCCGGCGGCTCGTTCGCGGTGCTCAGAACAAGCTGGGTGTTTTCCGCCCATGGCGGCAATTTCGTCAAGACCATGCTGCGGCTTGCCGAGACCCGCGACAGCCTGAACATCGTCGCCGATCAGATCGGCGGGCCGACCTCGGCGCGCGCGATCGCCTTTGCCTGCCGGGTGATCGCCGAACAGCTGATGAAGGCCCCGGAAAAATCCGGCATCTATCATTTCTCCGGAGCGCCGGATACGAGCTGGGCCGATTTCGCCCGCGCCATTTTCGAATTGGCGGGCAAGTCCGTAACGGTCACGGACATTTTGACATCGGCCTATCCGACGCCGGCGGCGCGGCCGCTGAATTCGCGGCTCGATTGCACGACGCTTTCCGCCTTCGGCCTTGCGCGACCGGACTGGCGGGTTGATCTGGCAGAGGTGTTGCAGGAACTGGGGGCGATATCATGA
- a CDS encoding AraC family transcriptional regulator → MTDLDTIRAIALRHAGAPHPAMPRLLIYRVDNPNDASGLIYQPLVCLVLQGRKRTFIGDGVLEYGPSECMVVAAELTAMGQVCEASTDEPYLALNLYLDPAVISTILLDMNGLAEPAIGSGFGVAKAGPALLDAWCRLAGLLDRPDEIPVLATHLEHELIFRLLMGPHGALLRQIADADTRLSHIRRAMAFVREHYAEHMSIEAMAVIAGMSVSVFHRRFRAVTGVSPLQYQKHIRLHEARRRLVTEHAEAATVGYAVGYESASQFSREYKRLFGAPPRRDADSLRSIVESGP, encoded by the coding sequence ATGACAGACTTGGACACTATTCGCGCTATTGCGCTGCGCCATGCTGGCGCCCCTCACCCGGCGATGCCGCGGCTTCTTATCTATCGCGTCGACAATCCCAACGATGCCAGCGGCCTGATCTATCAGCCGTTGGTCTGCCTGGTTCTGCAGGGCCGCAAGCGCACGTTCATCGGCGATGGCGTGCTCGAATATGGCCCAAGCGAATGCATGGTGGTGGCTGCCGAACTGACGGCCATGGGACAGGTTTGCGAGGCCTCGACCGACGAGCCCTATCTGGCGCTCAATCTCTATCTCGACCCCGCCGTGATCTCGACGATCCTGCTCGACATGAACGGGCTTGCCGAGCCCGCCATCGGCTCAGGGTTCGGTGTCGCCAAGGCCGGGCCCGCCCTGCTCGATGCATGGTGCCGGCTCGCCGGCCTGCTCGACCGGCCCGATGAGATACCGGTCCTCGCTACGCACCTCGAACATGAGCTGATATTCCGTCTGCTGATGGGGCCGCATGGGGCATTGCTGCGCCAGATTGCTGACGCGGACACAAGGCTATCCCATATCCGCCGGGCCATGGCCTTTGTTCGTGAACATTATGCCGAGCATATGAGCATCGAAGCCATGGCGGTGATCGCCGGCATGAGCGTATCGGTGTTTCATCGCCGTTTCAGGGCTGTGACCGGCGTAAGCCCACTGCAATACCAGAAGCATATCCGGCTGCACGAGGCGCGCCGGCGCCTCGTCACCGAACATGCCGAGGCCGCCACCGTGGGCTATGCCGTTGGCTATGAAAGTGCGTCCCAGTTCTCGCGCGAGTATAAAAGGCTGTTCGGCGCGCCACCGCGTCGCGACGCGGACTCCTTGCGGTCAATCGTCGAATCTGGTCCATAG
- the rfbB gene encoding dTDP-glucose 4,6-dehydratase: MKLLVTGGAGFIGSAVVRLAVARGFDVVNLDALTYAACLDNVASVADSPLYAFEQADIRDRAALDRVFAKHQPDAVMHLAAESHVDRSIDGPGDFIETNINGTYNMLEAARAYWVARGRPEGFRFHHISTDEVFGSLGPDGMFTEETPYDPRSPYSSSKAASDHLVRAWHETYGLPVLVTNCSNNYGPYHFPEKLIPVVILNALAGRDIPVYGKGENVRDWLYVEDHADALLTVITKGRVGRSYNVGGNNERTNLELVRTICAILDDKRPRENGSYADLITFVSDRPGHDLRYAIDPSRIGAELGWQPSVSVEEGLAQTVQWYLDNEAWWRALQSRKGVGERLGVKA, encoded by the coding sequence ATGAAACTCCTCGTCACGGGTGGGGCAGGCTTTATCGGTTCGGCCGTCGTGCGGCTCGCGGTCGCGCGCGGCTTTGACGTCGTCAATCTCGATGCGCTGACCTATGCCGCCTGCCTTGATAATGTCGCAAGCGTTGCCGACAGTCCGCTTTATGCCTTCGAGCAGGCCGATATCCGCGATCGCGCAGCACTCGACCGGGTGTTCGCCAAGCATCAGCCCGACGCGGTCATGCATCTGGCGGCCGAAAGCCATGTCGACCGCTCGATCGACGGGCCTGGCGACTTCATCGAGACCAATATCAACGGCACCTACAACATGCTGGAGGCCGCGCGCGCCTACTGGGTCGCCCGCGGCCGGCCGGAGGGGTTCCGCTTCCACCATATCTCGACGGATGAGGTGTTCGGCTCGCTCGGCCCCGACGGCATGTTCACCGAGGAAACGCCCTACGACCCGCGCTCGCCCTATTCCTCATCGAAGGCAGCGTCGGACCATCTGGTCCGCGCCTGGCACGAGACCTACGGCCTGCCGGTTCTGGTCACCAACTGTTCCAATAATTACGGCCCCTATCACTTCCCCGAAAAGCTGATCCCGGTGGTGATCCTCAATGCGCTCGCCGGCAGAGACATCCCGGTCTACGGCAAGGGCGAGAATGTGCGCGACTGGCTCTATGTCGAGGACCATGCCGATGCGCTTTTGACCGTGATCACCAAAGGCAGGGTCGGCCGCAGCTACAATGTCGGCGGAAACAACGAGCGCACCAATCTGGAACTGGTGCGCACGATCTGCGCGATCCTCGACGACAAACGGCCGCGCGAGAACGGCAGCTATGCCGATCTCATCACCTTCGTGAGCGACCGGCCGGGGCACGATCTGCGCTACGCGATCGACCCGTCCCGGATCGGCGCGGAACTCGGCTGGCAGCCATCCGTCAGCGTCGAGGAGGGGCTTGCCCAAACCGTTCAGTGGTATCTCGACAATGAGGCGTGGTGGCGGGCGCTGCAGAGCCGGAAGGGCGTCGGCGAGCGGCTCGGGGTGAAGGCATGA
- a CDS encoding NAD-dependent 4,6-dehydratase LegB, producing MSANKVLVTGADGFIGSHLTEMLVRDGFEVRAFVMYNSSNSWGWLEHAPSDVAGHFDVVAGDIRDPNGVAEAMQGMDTVLHLAALIAIPFSYHSPDVYVQTNVTGTLNVLQAARRLGTSRVVCTSTSETYGTAQFVPITEEHPLNAQSPYAATKIGADQLALSFQRSFEMPVTVLRPFNTFGPRQSARAVIPTIISQIASGSRQIKLGSLTPTRDFTFVRDTARGFIQTMECDAAIGQVTNIGSGFEISIGDTVSAIAEAMGVEVEVVQDEARLRPQASEVERLFAGTAKAEKLFGWSPEFGGRDGFVRGLAETAEWFQDPANLAAYKSDRYNL from the coding sequence ATGAGCGCCAATAAAGTTCTTGTAACCGGAGCTGACGGCTTCATCGGCTCGCATTTGACGGAAATGCTGGTTCGAGATGGCTTCGAGGTTCGCGCCTTCGTAATGTACAATTCCAGCAACAGCTGGGGTTGGCTGGAACACGCTCCGAGCGACGTGGCAGGTCATTTCGATGTCGTCGCGGGAGACATTAGAGATCCGAACGGAGTTGCCGAGGCCATGCAAGGCATGGACACGGTGTTGCATCTTGCAGCTCTGATCGCCATTCCGTTCAGCTATCACTCACCCGATGTTTACGTGCAGACCAATGTGACGGGAACGCTCAATGTCCTTCAGGCGGCCCGGAGGCTGGGCACGTCGCGGGTCGTGTGCACCTCCACCTCGGAAACCTACGGCACCGCTCAGTTCGTCCCGATCACCGAGGAACACCCGCTCAACGCACAATCGCCTTATGCGGCGACCAAGATCGGCGCGGATCAGCTGGCGCTGTCGTTTCAGCGCTCGTTCGAGATGCCGGTCACGGTGCTGCGCCCCTTCAACACCTTCGGGCCGCGGCAATCGGCGCGCGCGGTGATCCCGACGATCATCAGCCAGATTGCTTCCGGCTCGCGCCAGATCAAACTGGGGTCGCTCACGCCGACGCGCGACTTCACTTTCGTACGCGACACCGCCCGCGGCTTTATCCAGACGATGGAATGCGACGCAGCGATCGGTCAGGTCACCAATATCGGCTCCGGCTTCGAAATATCGATCGGCGATACGGTGAGCGCCATCGCCGAGGCCATGGGCGTCGAGGTCGAGGTGGTCCAGGACGAAGCGCGCCTGCGACCACAGGCCAGCGAGGTGGAGCGGTTGTTCGCCGGCACCGCGAAAGCGGAAAAGCTTTTCGGCTGGTCGCCGGAATTCGGCGGGCGTGACGGTTTCGTGCGTGGTCTGGCCGAGACCGCCGAGTGGTTCCAGGACCCTGCCAACCTCGCCGCCTACAAGTCCGACCGCTATAACCTCTGA
- a CDS encoding aldo/keto reductase: protein MQKRKLGRNGPDVSALGYGAMGFHLAYGAADTQAGLDLIKRAYDLGVTFFDTAELYGWGENEKFIGEAVKGFRDDIVIATKFGFTLDNGNYGVNSRPDHIREVTENSLRNLGVEQIDILYQHRVDPNVPIEDVAGTVKDLIAEGKVKYFGLSEAGPQTIRKAHAVQPVTVLQTEYSVFERDVEAVLPTTHELGIGFVAYSPLGRGFLTGAVKPSAEYEENDMRRFDPRWQPGNFEKNLDAVRQLGELAQAKGITVSQLALAWLLAQGDDIVPIPGTRRVERLEENLAAVDVTLSADDLARIRNILPDGAFGARYAGDMVPDWI, encoded by the coding sequence ATGCAGAAGCGTAAACTCGGCAGGAACGGACCCGATGTCTCAGCTCTCGGCTACGGTGCCATGGGGTTTCATCTCGCTTATGGCGCCGCCGACACCCAAGCGGGCCTCGACCTCATCAAGCGTGCCTATGACTTAGGCGTGACCTTCTTCGATACCGCCGAACTTTATGGCTGGGGCGAGAACGAGAAGTTCATCGGCGAGGCGGTGAAGGGTTTTCGCGACGATATCGTTATCGCCACCAAATTCGGTTTCACCCTTGATAATGGCAATTACGGCGTCAACAGCCGGCCCGACCACATTCGCGAAGTGACCGAGAACAGCCTGCGTAATCTAGGGGTTGAGCAGATCGATATTCTTTACCAGCATCGCGTTGATCCCAATGTGCCTATCGAAGACGTTGCCGGAACCGTCAAGGATCTGATTGCCGAGGGCAAGGTCAAGTATTTTGGCCTGAGCGAGGCCGGGCCACAGACCATTCGCAAGGCCCATGCCGTGCAGCCGGTGACGGTCCTGCAGACCGAATATTCCGTCTTCGAACGCGATGTCGAAGCGGTACTGCCTACCACACATGAACTGGGCATCGGCTTTGTCGCCTACTCGCCGCTTGGCCGTGGCTTTCTCACTGGTGCCGTAAAGCCGTCAGCCGAATATGAAGAGAACGACATGCGCCGCTTCGATCCACGCTGGCAGCCGGGCAATTTCGAGAAAAACCTCGACGCCGTCCGCCAGCTCGGTGAACTCGCCCAGGCCAAGGGCATCACGGTGTCTCAGCTGGCGCTGGCCTGGCTACTGGCCCAGGGCGACGACATCGTGCCGATCCCTGGCACGCGCAGGGTCGAACGTCTCGAAGAAAACCTGGCTGCTGTGGACGTGACGTTATCGGCCGATGACTTGGCCCGCATCCGAAATATCCTGCCGGATGGTGCTTTCGGTGCGCGCTACGCCGGCGATATGGTCCCAGACTGGATCTGA
- a CDS encoding acetyltransferase, with protein sequence MGRIVGVFGTAGFAREVMPLVRRQLAESHPDDDLVFVSPTVEAPVNGVQVIDEKEFLASKDERAFTVAIADGRIRRKLFDRAVESGAQPLEVRAASAEVFDAVTLGPGAILCGHSSVTSNTRVGIGFHLNISSYLAHDCVIGDFVTFGPNVVCAGNVIVEDGAYIGGGAMIRQGRPGQPVVIGAGAVVGMGAVVTKSVSPGATVIGNPARAIVKG encoded by the coding sequence ATGGGACGTATAGTCGGGGTTTTCGGCACGGCGGGCTTTGCCCGCGAAGTCATGCCGCTCGTGCGCAGGCAGTTGGCTGAGAGCCACCCTGATGATGACCTCGTCTTCGTCAGCCCGACGGTCGAAGCGCCGGTGAACGGCGTTCAGGTCATCGACGAGAAGGAATTTCTCGCCTCCAAGGATGAACGCGCCTTCACCGTCGCCATCGCCGACGGCAGGATCCGCCGAAAACTCTTCGATCGCGCCGTGGAAAGCGGAGCACAGCCGCTCGAAGTGCGTGCGGCAAGCGCCGAAGTATTCGACGCGGTGACGCTGGGCCCTGGCGCGATCCTGTGCGGCCACAGCTCGGTGACGTCGAACACGAGGGTCGGGATCGGCTTCCATCTCAATATCTCATCCTATCTCGCCCATGACTGCGTCATCGGTGATTTCGTCACTTTCGGACCCAACGTCGTCTGCGCGGGCAACGTTATCGTCGAAGATGGCGCCTATATCGGGGGCGGCGCCATGATCCGGCAGGGCAGGCCGGGACAACCGGTGGTTATCGGAGCGGGCGCGGTGGTGGGCATGGGCGCAGTCGTCACCAAGAGCGTGTCGCCCGGCGCGACCGTCATCGGCAATCCAGCACGCGCAATTGTGAAAGGCTAG
- a CDS encoding LegC family aminotransferase, producing MAELQYNSALLEGVLERLGRVLGPADEFIPLHIPEFLGDERALVADCIDTGWVSSVGKYVEQFERDVAAACGAAYGVAVVNGTAALELAMKVVGVEPGDEVVMPALTFVATANAAHHLGAIPHFADSAEGTLGLDPGALRAHLSRIGEARADGLYNRETGRRISCIVPMHVFGHPADMDGLAAVAIEFGLTIVEDAAESLGSRYKGHACGSLGRVGAVSFNGNKIVTTGGGGAVVTNDEALARRAKHLSTTAKVPHRWAFEHDEAGYNYRLPNLNAALGVAQMAQLDERVAKKRLLARRYIDGFAGFEGGTIFEEPAGAESNYWLNALLLAPGTAEGARDDLLDGLNSAGYMARPVWKLMHHLPFLADAPRAPLPVAEDLERRIINLPSSAMLAGRT from the coding sequence ATGGCCGAGCTTCAATATAATAGTGCACTGCTTGAGGGTGTTCTCGAGCGTCTTGGCCGCGTGCTGGGCCCCGCCGACGAATTCATCCCCCTGCATATCCCGGAATTTCTCGGCGACGAGCGCGCGCTGGTGGCCGATTGCATCGATACCGGATGGGTTTCGTCGGTCGGCAAATATGTCGAGCAGTTCGAACGGGACGTGGCGGCCGCCTGCGGCGCCGCTTACGGCGTTGCGGTGGTCAATGGTACGGCCGCGCTGGAATTGGCGATGAAGGTCGTGGGCGTAGAGCCGGGAGACGAGGTCGTCATGCCCGCCCTCACCTTCGTCGCGACGGCAAACGCGGCCCATCATCTTGGCGCCATCCCGCATTTCGCAGACAGCGCCGAAGGCACGCTCGGGCTCGACCCGGGAGCCCTCCGCGCGCATCTGAGCCGGATTGGCGAAGCGCGCGCCGACGGGCTTTACAACCGGGAGACCGGGCGGCGCATCTCGTGCATCGTGCCGATGCATGTGTTCGGCCATCCCGCAGACATGGACGGACTTGCCGCCGTGGCCATCGAATTCGGTCTGACGATCGTCGAAGACGCGGCTGAATCCCTGGGCAGCCGTTACAAGGGCCATGCCTGCGGCAGCCTGGGTCGTGTCGGCGCGGTCAGCTTCAATGGCAACAAGATCGTCACAACCGGCGGCGGGGGGGCGGTCGTGACGAATGACGAGGCGCTGGCGCGCCGGGCCAAGCATCTGTCGACAACGGCGAAGGTACCCCACCGCTGGGCATTCGAGCATGATGAGGCAGGCTACAATTACCGACTGCCTAACCTCAACGCAGCGCTCGGCGTCGCGCAGATGGCGCAACTCGATGAGCGAGTGGCAAAAAAGCGCCTGCTGGCGCGGCGCTATATCGATGGCTTCGCCGGCTTTGAAGGCGGGACGATCTTCGAAGAACCCGCCGGAGCCGAAAGCAATTACTGGCTGAACGCGCTCCTGCTTGCTCCCGGCACCGCCGAGGGCGCGCGCGACGACCTGCTAGACGGTCTCAATTCTGCAGGCTACATGGCGCGCCCGGTGTGGAAACTGATGCACCATCTACCCTTCCTCGCCGATGCGCCGCGCGCACCGCTGCCCGTTGCCGAAGACCTGGAGCGCCGGATCATCAACCTGCCGTCCTCGGCAATGCTTGCAGGCAGAACATGA
- the rfbC gene encoding dTDP-4-dehydrorhamnose 3,5-epimerase has protein sequence MDIQKLEIPGLLLLTPRRFGDERGFFSESWNRKALAEKGVDIDFVQDNHSLSKTVGTVRGLHFQAPPHAQAKLVRCGRGRLFDVAVDARKGSPTFGQWYGVELSFDNGKQLLIPEGFLHGFMTLEPDTEIIYKCSDYYAPECDGSVRFDDPDIGIDWPLKDIDPVVSAKDRDAPSFSAFSNPFTY, from the coding sequence ATGGACATTCAGAAACTCGAAATTCCGGGGTTGTTACTCCTCACTCCCCGCCGCTTCGGGGACGAGCGCGGGTTCTTCAGCGAGAGCTGGAACCGCAAGGCGCTTGCCGAGAAAGGCGTCGATATCGATTTCGTGCAGGACAATCATTCGCTCTCCAAGACCGTTGGCACCGTGCGCGGCTTGCATTTTCAGGCGCCGCCGCATGCGCAGGCGAAGCTGGTGCGGTGCGGGCGCGGTCGGCTTTTCGATGTCGCGGTCGATGCCCGCAAGGGCTCGCCCACCTTCGGTCAATGGTATGGCGTCGAGCTTTCCTTCGACAATGGCAAGCAGTTGCTGATCCCGGAAGGCTTCCTGCATGGCTTCATGACGCTGGAGCCCGATACCGAGATCATCTACAAATGCTCTGATTATTATGCCCCGGAATGCGACGGCAGCGTACGCTTCGACGATCCCGATATCGGCATCGACTGGCCGCTGAAGGATATCGATCCGGTGGTCTCCGCCAAAGACCGCGATGCGCCGTCCTTCAGCGCATTTTCAAACCCCTTCACATATTGA
- the neuB gene encoding N-acetylneuraminate synthase — protein MNSRTIIIAEAGVNHNGDTALALELVDRAAEAGADFVKFQTFKAAKLASKSLSKAAYQKVTTAAEESQFEMLSRLELSHEAHRALIDRCAEKGIAFLSTAFDLESLGFLAGDLGLKTLKLGSGELTNGPILLAAARSGMRLFVSTGMGSLAEVEEALGVIAFGLMREGAPSSRADFAEILLEPAAWEALRERVTLLHCTTEYPAAVEDTNLRAIETMRQAFGLSVGYSDHTEGNAMSIAAVARGASVIEKHFTLDRTMDGPDHAASVEPDELARLVRDIRAVEAGMGTGIKQPGPAEIRNRASVRKCVVAARAIPAGRIIQAEDLTAMRAAGPIPAIALWDCVGRRARRDLPEDTVLDWDVLSWDV, from the coding sequence ATGAACTCCCGCACCATCATTATTGCTGAAGCAGGCGTAAATCATAATGGCGACACCGCGCTCGCCCTCGAACTGGTCGACCGCGCCGCCGAGGCCGGGGCGGATTTTGTCAAGTTCCAGACCTTCAAGGCCGCCAAGCTCGCGTCGAAATCGCTATCGAAAGCGGCCTACCAGAAAGTCACAACAGCGGCGGAAGAGAGCCAGTTCGAGATGTTGAGCCGGCTGGAGCTATCACACGAGGCGCACCGTGCCTTGATAGACCGCTGCGCCGAAAAGGGCATCGCCTTTCTCTCGACTGCCTTCGACCTCGAAAGCCTCGGGTTCCTTGCCGGCGACCTTGGATTGAAAACGCTCAAGCTCGGCTCCGGTGAACTCACCAACGGACCGATCCTGCTGGCCGCAGCGCGCAGCGGAATGCGTCTGTTTGTATCAACCGGAATGGGCTCCCTCGCGGAAGTAGAGGAGGCGCTCGGCGTGATCGCATTCGGCCTGATGCGCGAGGGCGCGCCGTCGAGCCGGGCGGACTTCGCCGAAATATTGCTCGAACCGGCCGCCTGGGAGGCATTGCGCGAGCGGGTGACGCTGCTGCATTGCACCACGGAATACCCGGCAGCGGTGGAAGACACCAACCTGCGCGCAATCGAAACGATGCGCCAGGCCTTCGGACTTTCCGTGGGCTATTCCGATCATACCGAGGGCAACGCCATGAGCATCGCCGCGGTGGCACGCGGCGCCAGCGTGATCGAGAAGCATTTCACCCTCGACCGGACCATGGACGGACCCGACCATGCCGCCTCTGTCGAACCGGACGAACTCGCCCGGCTGGTGCGCGATATCCGCGCTGTCGAAGCTGGAATGGGTACCGGTATCAAGCAGCCCGGTCCCGCAGAGATCCGCAACCGGGCATCCGTGCGAAAATGCGTCGTTGCCGCGCGCGCTATTCCTGCCGGCCGGATCATCCAGGCCGAGGATCTTACGGCCATGCGCGCGGCTGGGCCAATTCCGGCTATCGCGCTTTGGGATTGTGTGGGTCGTCGCGCGCGACGCGACCTGCCCGAAGATACAGTTCTCGACTGGGACGTGTTGTCATGGGACGTATAG
- the neuC gene encoding UDP-N-acetylglucosamine 2-epimerase, with protein sequence MKVLAITGTRADWGLLVPVLDALRDNSRFELEIVATGQHLMPGSTSLAAIAADGHSAAHQVDLGLGVDDSPSALARGMGAAVAGVGAALADVQPDLVLVLGDRYEILAAVQAAVVARVPIAHMCGGDVTEGAIDDSIRHAITKLAAVHFPTNDESARRIVQMGEDPARVHNVGSTGIDRILSLEPMVREDFFASVGLVPRDKNFIITFHPATLSADALAEAETMIHALKDFPDTGLIFTGSNADSGARAIDSLIMGYVNSREDAVFHGSLGSKRYFSALAHCDLVIGNSSSGVMEAPSFKLPTINIGDRQARRPRAASVIDCAPEPRAIADAIRTGLELDCSKVENPYGDGRSAERIVAVLMALDRPDLLTRKSFVDISL encoded by the coding sequence ATGAAGGTGCTCGCGATAACCGGCACGAGAGCAGACTGGGGTCTGCTGGTCCCGGTTCTCGATGCGCTGCGTGACAATAGCCGGTTTGAGCTGGAAATCGTCGCCACCGGACAGCATTTGATGCCCGGCAGCACCTCCCTTGCGGCGATAGCTGCGGATGGTCATTCGGCAGCACATCAAGTTGACCTGGGTCTTGGCGTCGATGACAGTCCATCTGCACTGGCCCGTGGCATGGGGGCCGCGGTGGCAGGGGTCGGCGCAGCGCTGGCGGATGTGCAGCCAGACCTTGTTCTGGTGCTGGGCGACCGCTACGAGATTCTCGCGGCGGTGCAGGCTGCCGTGGTGGCGCGGGTGCCAATCGCGCATATGTGCGGTGGCGATGTTACCGAGGGGGCAATCGACGATTCGATCCGTCATGCCATCACCAAGCTCGCCGCTGTTCATTTCCCGACAAATGACGAGAGCGCCAGGCGTATCGTGCAGATGGGCGAAGATCCGGCTCGCGTGCATAATGTCGGCTCGACAGGGATCGACCGGATACTCAGTCTTGAGCCGATGGTCCGCGAGGATTTCTTCGCCTCCGTGGGCCTCGTCCCCCGAGACAAGAACTTCATAATCACGTTTCATCCCGCAACGCTTTCGGCAGACGCCCTCGCTGAGGCCGAGACGATGATTCATGCCCTGAAAGACTTTCCCGATACGGGATTGATTTTCACCGGTTCGAATGCCGATTCCGGTGCGCGCGCGATCGACTCCCTGATCATGGGCTATGTCAACAGCCGCGAGGACGCCGTCTTCCACGGTTCGCTGGGATCCAAACGATACTTCTCGGCGCTCGCCCATTGTGATCTCGTCATCGGAAATTCATCGAGTGGCGTTATGGAGGCCCCAAGCTTCAAGCTTCCGACGATTAACATCGGCGATCGGCAGGCGCGGCGACCGCGCGCGGCCTCTGTCATCGACTGCGCACCGGAGCCCCGCGCTATTGCCGACGCCATTCGCACTGGCCTGGAGCTGGATTGCAGCAAAGTGGAGAACCCATATGGTGACGGCCGCTCCGCCGAGCGGATCGTTGCGGTTTTGATGGCACTCGACCGGCCGGACCTACTGACAAGAAAATCATTCGTGGATATTTCTCTATGA
- the rfbA gene encoding glucose-1-phosphate thymidylyltransferase RfbA: protein MKARKGIILAGGSGTRLYPLTMAISKQLMPIYDKPMIYYPLSVLMLTGIREIAIITTPEDQDQFRRLLGDGSQWGLSLTFITQPSPDGLAQAYILAEEFLDGAPSAMTLGDNIFFGHGLPELLAAADAKTTGGTVFGYHVADPERYGVVAFDRQGKASQIIEKPEVPPSHYAVTGLYFLDGEAPERARAVKPSPRGELEIVTLLESYLHEGRLAVERMGRGYAWLDTGTHSSLLDAGNFVRTLSVRQGMQSGCPEEIAYRNGWIDAALLRQHAETFRKTDYGKYLSELLADGPSAG from the coding sequence ATGAAGGCACGCAAGGGTATTATTCTGGCCGGCGGGTCGGGCACGCGGCTTTATCCGCTGACGATGGCGATTTCGAAGCAGTTGATGCCGATCTACGACAAGCCGATGATCTATTATCCACTGTCGGTGCTGATGCTGACGGGGATCCGCGAAATCGCGATCATCACCACGCCGGAGGATCAGGATCAGTTCAGGCGGCTTCTGGGCGACGGTAGCCAGTGGGGCCTGAGCCTGACCTTCATCACCCAGCCGTCCCCGGACGGGCTGGCCCAGGCCTATATCCTGGCGGAGGAATTCCTCGATGGCGCGCCGTCGGCGATGACGCTCGGCGACAACATCTTCTTCGGTCACGGCCTGCCGGAACTGCTGGCGGCCGCCGATGCCAAGACAACCGGCGGCACTGTGTTCGGCTATCACGTCGCCGATCCCGAGCGCTACGGCGTGGTCGCCTTCGACAGGCAAGGCAAGGCGAGCCAGATCATCGAGAAGCCGGAGGTTCCGCCATCGCACTATGCCGTCACGGGGCTTTATTTTCTCGACGGCGAGGCCCCGGAACGCGCGCGCGCGGTCAAGCCCTCGCCGCGCGGGGAACTCGAGATCGTGACGTTGCTGGAGAGCTACCTTCACGAGGGCAGGCTGGCGGTGGAGCGGATGGGGCGCGGCTATGCCTGGCTCGATACCGGCACGCATTCGAGCCTGCTCGACGCCGGCAATTTCGTACGCACCCTTTCGGTGCGCCAGGGCATGCAGTCCGGCTGCCCGGAAGAGATCGCCTATCGCAACGGCTGGATCGACGCAGCGCTGTTACGCCAGCACGCCGAAACCTTCCGCAAGACCGACTACGGCAAATATCTGTCCGAATTGCTGGCAGACGGTCCTTCCGCCGGCTGA